The following nucleotide sequence is from Cygnus atratus isolate AKBS03 ecotype Queensland, Australia chromosome 15, CAtr_DNAZoo_HiC_assembly, whole genome shotgun sequence.
CTTGGATTGCCTTGCTGATACTGAgggggtttggttttgttttggtggtgttttgttttgtttttctgaggttTGGCCATGAAGTTCAAACTGTCATTCCCAGTTGTACCTAAATACAAGTGAAGTGTCTGcaggtatattttaaaatgctcttttaaaGGGCAGATCAGAAATCGCGTACTCGTTCTGTTACCCCTTTGAAGCAAAATGACTGTTTTGCGTAGAGATACTAAACTTAATATTAACTTCGTTagcatttcataaaaatgtgttcttgAGTTCACAAAAATCAGGGCATCCGAGGTGAAGAAAGGAACGTAACTGTAAGAAAGAAGATGTACAATGTATTATTTGAAGAGATGATCAGTGAAGCATATAGGAAAGTGTTCCTGGTTGAAACTGGCATGGGAAACTCGCAAAGTAAGACTTTGTGAAGAGACAGGAAAGGACGGTCGTAACCCTGGTGGGGAATGGCAGTTCATGATCTAGGTAGGCTTGAACTGCCTGTTATAGTGCAGAGCAACTCAAGTGAGGGCAGGGTTGGACGCCTTCCAACAGCATTAaataggtttgtttgttttttggtgacATTTCTAGGGTGCATAGCTAGAGTTCTCATTGCATGCAGATGAGCGTAATCCTAACTCGTCTTACAGGAGGAGCAGTGTGCGAGTCTGCAGCCCGCAGGGTGCTAAGGAACCAGCAGAGATGGAGAGAAactgaaagggaagagaaggagctCTTATCAGGAGATAGAAGTCTAATAATGTAATGATTAAGAAAGCTGCAGCACATTCaagcaggaggtggctgcaggatAGGTGAAGTGTCCGGAGAAGTTGTGTGGTTTAGTATTCAAATTGATTGTTAGCTACTGTTCCTATTATGATTGTAGTCACTGTACCAGGTGAAATGCTCTTTGTTTGCCATGGTTTGTTCAAAATTGTAATTCACACTAGATTCCTAACAGGAGTATGCACTGAAAGGGTACATTTGAGAATTGTGCAGCTCCGGGGGAAATCGTATGCCATCTGTCATAAACACTTTGGGTTTGCTTGCAAGCAGCTACGTGCATCTGCAGAGACAGCGCTGAACATTTGGAGACtaataaacaaaaagctttaaatgttaaacttttcttttgtcttgttttagGTTTGTGAAGTTTTCTATGCCCAGCATCCCTGACTTCGAAACGTTATTCTCACAGGTGCAGCTTTTTATCAGCACTTGCAATGGGGAACACATTAGATATGCAACAGACACTTGTAAGTTAAAGAGTTTTCTATAAAACCTCAAAGCTTATATATTTTGGTATAGTTTGGCTTTactaattttcttgtttcactgactttttttttcctgtttgtttggtttttgctGTGTTTAGTTGCTGGCCTGTGCCACCAGTTAACAAATGCCCTTGTGGAGAGAAAACAGGTGAGCAAGCATCATCTAGTACAACTAAGTTACCCACATAACCAAGTTCTTAAAAGGGGCATCACTCACTttaatgctaaatatttttgtgcagcTCCTGATGTGTTAAGTCTACTGAGAGGTAATGAACCTAAAGTGagattttaagatttctttaaggaaaacttATGTTAAAAGTTTGGGGAGAGTTGCCTAGAAACATGCTCTCACACACAAGCCAGGAAATCACTAGTACCAAGGGTGTTCTTCAGACAATGTATGCGTGAGTAGGAGAGAGCTGCAAAAATTATTAGCACTGGTGAGTCAGTGATACTAGCTTCAGTGTTATTCTCACCACTGTTCTATAACATTCTTACCAAAATGCCTTAAAATGTTAGGGACACTTGTTTTAAGGCCAAGATACTGACTTTTTGAGGGCATTTTGAGTGAAATCTAGCTTGAAATGAAAGTGGAGATCAAATGTGGTCTAAGTGAAATAAAGTGAGAGCCCTGCCTTTCTTTATTCAGTGGGAATTTAGGCAGTGCTGTGGGGTCAAGAAAAGGCTTTGTTATCAATGCAAATGAATATATTCCCAACGAGATTGTCTTTGTGGAGCAGAATTGATGACGTTACTTAGTTTATCAGAAGTTGTGTGGCCAagactaattttattttctgagagacTGCAGTATCCTACAAAAAGGGAACCTCAAGTTAACTACTACTTAATGGAACCTGTCAATtagtgttatttttcatttgtaagtGTCAACATAAGATCCAATGTGCTGCCATCTATGAGAAATTATCTGAAAGAGATGTAATTTCTGACAGCCCCTGCGAGGAATTAGCATTCTCAGACAAGCCATAGACAAGATGCAGATGAACACAAACCAGCTGACCTCAATACATGCAGATCTCTGCCAGGTAAGGGGAACGTAAGGGCTTATTCTGAGAGTAAAAGCTTGTAGAATGCCTGTAACCCTTTGAGGAAATGCGTATGCACATATTGCAatgtaaaaatagcttttagtTGTGGGTTTGGGTGTTTGCGggttttttcatcttttccagtAGTCAATAATGTGAtatactgaaacaaaacacctttctccttgttttaaatgttcagTGTGTGCCCCCagctctttggttttgttcatgaCTTCTGAAAGTCTTTCTCTCTGGGCTGAAAGTCATGCACAGCTTCTTTTAGGCAGTGTGAGTGCAATGGCCAGATACTGTTTGCTCAAGTTTCACAAAAGGCATGTTTGTCTCGGTGTCTTTGGCCTGGATATGCACTTCTGTCTCGTTCTTGGCTCCTGGGATTTAGAGTTGGATGGGAATGTTCAGTGCAATCTTTAGTGCTGCCAGCACAGTAGTGGAAGGCCTGGAGTTGCAAGCAGCTTTGTCGGTCTAGTTTTTTTTAGGTTTCAAATAACTTATAACAGTTTGTGATCAGTGTTAATGTTTTTTCAAATGCCACCTTACAGTGAATAATCTGTATTATACCATTACTGACATGCACTGCTTCTTAGCTCTTGGAGGAGTGCGATTTATTGAAACTAAGTTCATTTAGTAGTTGTTAACTTCTTCCTGATGAGAATTTGCAATGGCTAATTTGTGAAAACTTGGTCTGTTTTCTTATAGCTCTGTTTGTTAGCAAAATGCTTTAAACCTGCCCTCCCGTATCTAGATGTGGACATGATGGATATTTGTAAAGAGAATGGGGCATATGATGCAAAGCACTTTTTATGTTACTACTACTATGGTGGGATGATATACACTGGGCTAAAGAACTTTGAAAGAGCACTCTACTTTTATGAACAGGTAACTTTAAATCGAAAGGGTAAGTCTGAATTGTGATGAATTAGAAGGCAAAAATGGCACGTGTAATAGCACCAGGTTGACATGTTACCTTTGAATTACCATGAAGGgtagaaaagaaagctgtgtaCTAGTATAAAGTACGAGCATGCcctgattatttttgttcttaaccTTTAGGATACAGTTCTGTTACTAGATCTATCCTGCTGTTCATCATTCACATTGGCTCTGcttttgcatgtgtgtgcatcACAGCTGTACATAAAAAATGATCTGggttagtttttattttattagctgTTTCACGAAGGGTTTGGCCTAAGTGGTACCCTTTAGTGTACAAAGTAAAGTAGCAAACAAAGTGactttagaaatgttttctttaagaaggTCGCTTACAGCCGAGTAACTCTTACACCATAAAACTATGCAACTCAAAGGTTGATGTTAAATTTATCtcactataaatatttttcaaatgcctGCTTATTACTGCTGGCATAGAGACAGTTTAAAAGCTGATACTcagaattatgtattttttaagaaaaataagctcAGTGGTTTTGCTTCCTAAGacttttgttaattttatgaTGGAAGCTGTACTTCAAGCCTATTACAgtatttgctgctttgctttctctgtgaaagaaaataacaaaattgggaaaactcagtggaaaaaaaaaaagtcaaatgttcagcattttgttattttgcatcAGTTTCTTCTGTAGACAAGGGTGAGTTGTTGAGTAACAGCATTGGAGTAAACCAAAATCCCTTCTCCCTATTCTACAAGCCTCTTTCAGTGTGCTTAAATATGAGATGGAATGAtgtaatatatttatgaaatcctttttcaaattataaaataaaatactaatttacAGTATAAATCCAGCTTCCACAGGAACTGTATAATCATTTATTGTAACATGTAGCTACAGGTGATCTATAGTGCAAGTTTAGATGCATCCCAAGCAAAGAAgtttcagtttgattttatGCATCGCAGCAAGGCAGGCATCACTGTAACTTGATATGTTTTAAGTAAGCTCTACACAAACTACTTTATTTAGGACATTTTTGATAATTACCTTTGACTGAAGTTAGATAAGCTTTAAAACTCAAAGGTGAATTTAATATATCATTCTATCCTTTCTGCATGCAGCTTTAAATTGAGCTATGGTTAATACAATAACTACTGCTGTCTACCAGTAAGTATATTaaacttgatttatttctttttctcttgcttagGCAATAACTACTCCAGCCATGGCAGTCAGTCATATTATGTTGGAATCATATAAAAAGTATATTCTAGTTTCTTTGATACTACTTGGCAAAGTTCAACAGCTACCAAAATATACTTCCCAAATAGTTGGTAGATTCATTAAGGTAAGTCTTGCAAAAACAGTCAAATAATAGAACAGCAGGTGAATTTGTAAACCATGTTGGCaagaatttttctgttctcatttgaTGGTAGTGTTTAATGTTGCAGATCATGCAAAATAATGCACAATGTGTTAGAGtacaatttcttgttttctttctagtctACAATGGCTAAAGATTGTCTGGCAACTTTTACATCTCTTACACGCTGTAGGGTTGAACAGGACTCTGTTATCCATACTCTCAATTATCCAATACATATCTCAATTATCCGTACTCTCTTTGCTGATACTACACATCCCCTGACTGACCTTTTACTTTAGAACTCAAAGATGATTCAGGTTTTACTTGGCTTTCAATGTGCAGTGCCACTGTTGTAAAAAGGTTCAACCTGCAACTTcatacagctgaaataaaaaacGTAAAATTTTTTATTCCGAAACACCAGCTTTATAGTAATGAATTAAACCTTCCAGAAAGGCTCAAGTTTGGAGTCACTAAGCATTCCGATAGGTGTAGGATAGAAGACAAAAATGCTGTCAAAACAGTTGTGGTCCTAGCTAAataatgtgcttttaaaagtttgaatttgttgttttatgaccaaaattgaaaataaataaataaaaatcctcaaaTCTTCTAGCTTCAATATGCAAGGTCAAACAATTgccattttaaagtaatttaggTGAACCTGTCTTCACCCTCTGGTTCTGTATTGTCCGTGCTGGGATTCGTTGGGATCGAGGATGACAGTGTCTTAGATGTTAGAACAAATATAATGGGTCAGTGGTGAATAGTTGATACCCTACTAATCTTAAGTTCAGCGTACTTCATCTGATGGTCAACTAATGTTCTTTTTCATGCTCTGTTTAACTAGAGTTGACAAGTCATACACAGGTCCTTGAATGATGCATACTAGGTCTACGTTGCACTAAAACAGATTGAGTGTATGAGGATCTGTTATTGCCGTGAAGACTTGTATGGGCATCACCTGTATTTTGAGAGGCACTTGAGCTTACttaaatttacttttatatCTGTTTGACTTATGTTGAAGCAGTGAATACAATTTGTAAGGCCGGTTGAACACCATGTTCTTTAAGAAGagttctcatttttctaattGCAGCCCCTTAGCAATGCTTATCATGAATTAGCGCAAGTTTATTCAACCAATAAACCCTCGGAGCTTCGAAGTCTGGTGAACAAACACAGTGAAACATTCACAAGGGATAACAATATGGGGCTGGTTAAGCAATGCTTGTCGTCTCTCTACAAAAAGAATATTCAGAGGCTAACCAAGGTAAGATACGcggttttttgtttattttgctgagaAATTGAGCGATTTAGTTTTCCTTAAAGAGAGCATCTTATTCAAATGAGAGCAAAATGATAATATAATAATGTCACAATGAAATAACTAAAGCAGATTCATGTCTGTGAAGTAGCATCGAGGCTTTAAGATGCTTTATACAGAAAACCAGTTCTGTTGGCTGtttatgcattatttaaaaGACGGTTCAATACATCTGTCTATCAGAGGGGTTTGGATACTGCTCTGGAAGGCTCTTTAATCTAAATTACAGGTATATATCTGCGTATCTGCTTCCTTCTTATACTGGTGCTTCCAAACCATATGGAAACCTCTGGCAATACCCTGATCTAAGTCGGTGGTTTTTCTACTGTAAATGAGGGGAGCTTAGTCTGTAAGAATTTAATATGTAGTTAAAAAAGAGTTGTAAGCACTACTGCCCATGACCTccatctttttcaaaaataggaAACCTGAACTTCACATCTTACTTCATTAGATAAGAATGAGTGAATGGGACAGCTTTTGGAAGTGTCTGAAGTAACAGGAAATCCAGAAACAGTGTAGTGATGTGCTCCTTCAGCTGAAGAGATCGGATTAATCCTTAAAGATGATCAGGGCAAAGTTATTTTTTGGCAAGGTGAAACGATGTTAGTTTCAGTAGAGAATTCAGAATTAATGCACTACACGCGTCTCTTGAAGGAAATTCAAGGCATGGGCAGTCACCTTATTTATGTTTAAAGGTGGAGGAAGAGGTTGGATATGGTCACAACTCGGGGGCGGGAGGGATTGCAGAAATGGAATAATGACTCCATCAGTTTGGTCTGCATACGTGTACAGTATAACAGATTATCTTTGCAGTAAGAACTGAGTTTCTTCCATCTAGTTTCAATGGTTTGGTACTTTCtaaatttcctttctaaatttCAGACGTTTTTAACATTGTCATTACAAGACATGGCAAGTCGAGTGCAGTTGTCGGGGCcccaagaagcagaaaaatatgtcCTCCACATGGTAAGGCTTACTACTTGACAGAACtgtactgatttaaaaaatgatccAATGAAAGCCTTGTGAAGTATCTGGTTTGGCAGTGCACGTTCTGAATGGCTGAAGAATTGTTCTTTATCAGGTTGAAGGAAATACTGTCTGTCTGTTGTGGTGTTTAGGCTGTTCTCAAGAAAGTCAGATGTTCTCTGCCCAAAATAAGGCGTGCATCATTTTGTATTCAGGAGGttgttaagaaataaaaagcagataaGTTAAAGATGATTCCACAAGGAGTCAAGGTGTAGTTATCTGAAATTCTGTTCTTACTGATACCTGATATTAAACCCTCTCTTATTTCAGATAGAAGATGGTGAAATCTTTGCAAGTATTAATCAGAAAGATGGTATGGTCTGTTTCCACGATAATCCTGAAAAATATAACAATCCAGCTATGCTTCATAACATTGATCAGGAGGTAAATC
It contains:
- the COPS3 gene encoding COP9 signalosome complex subunit 3 yields the protein MASALEQFVNSVRQLSAQGQMTQLCELINKSGELLAKNLSHLDTVLGALDVQEHSLGVLAVLFVKFSMPSIPDFETLFSQVQLFISTCNGEHIRYATDTFAGLCHQLTNALVERKQPLRGISILRQAIDKMQMNTNQLTSIHADLCQLCLLAKCFKPALPYLDVDMMDICKENGAYDAKHFLCYYYYGGMIYTGLKNFERALYFYEQAITTPAMAVSHIMLESYKKYILVSLILLGKVQQLPKYTSQIVGRFIKPLSNAYHELAQVYSTNKPSELRSLVNKHSETFTRDNNMGLVKQCLSSLYKKNIQRLTKTFLTLSLQDMASRVQLSGPQEAEKYVLHMIEDGEIFASINQKDGMVCFHDNPEKYNNPAMLHNIDQEMLKCIELDERLKAMDQEITVNPQFVQKSMGSQEDDSGTKPSSYS